The Pseudomonas orientalis genome contains a region encoding:
- a CDS encoding dienelactone hydrolase family protein: MSQVTVRSVVYQVDGQSYESRLAFDASHKGPLPGLLMAPNWMGVSAGAEEIAKTVASKGYVVLIADLYGQTVRPTNGDEAGAAMMPLKNDRPLLNKRMQAAFEQLQGQTEAAVDTSKLATFGFCFGGCCSLELARTGAPVKAAISFHGTLDTPNPAEAKNIKGSVLVLHGASDPLVPKEQLPAFEDEMNAAGVDWQLLSYGGAVHSFTDPHANVPGKMMYDARTAARAFQSMHNLLDEVFKG, encoded by the coding sequence ATGAGCCAAGTCACAGTACGTTCCGTGGTCTATCAGGTTGATGGCCAGTCTTATGAAAGCCGCCTGGCGTTCGACGCCAGCCACAAGGGCCCGTTGCCGGGGCTGCTGATGGCACCGAACTGGATGGGCGTTAGCGCGGGGGCCGAAGAGATCGCCAAGACCGTCGCCAGCAAAGGCTATGTGGTGCTGATTGCCGACTTGTATGGGCAAACTGTGCGGCCGACCAATGGCGATGAAGCCGGCGCGGCAATGATGCCGTTAAAGAATGATCGGCCGTTGTTGAACAAGCGTATGCAAGCGGCCTTTGAACAACTGCAAGGCCAGACCGAGGCAGCGGTTGATACGTCTAAACTGGCGACCTTCGGTTTCTGCTTCGGCGGCTGCTGCTCCCTGGAATTGGCCCGTACCGGTGCGCCGGTGAAGGCGGCTATTTCGTTCCACGGCACGCTCGACACGCCGAACCCGGCGGAGGCGAAGAACATCAAGGGTTCAGTGCTGGTGCTGCATGGCGCCTCCGACCCGCTGGTACCGAAAGAACAACTGCCGGCGTTCGAAGATGAAATGAACGCAGCGGGTGTGGATTGGCAGTTGCTCAGCTACGGTGGCGCGGTGCATTCCTTCACTGATCCCCATGCCAATGTGCCAGGCAAGATGATGTACGACGCCAGGACTGCTGCACGGGCGTTCCAGTCGATGCATAACTTGCTGGATGAAGTGTTCAAGGGCTGA
- a CDS encoding OsmC family protein produces MPVTVNTLNADNFRHSVNINNHELFTDLPKSLGGDDSAPSPHDYFDAALASCKALTVRLYAQKKDIPLTGVTVEVTHDAAEEQKGKYTLNVKLTLKGVLTDAQRDELHRVADKCPVHKLMTTAEVSIETTLSEGAFSQ; encoded by the coding sequence ATGCCTGTTACCGTCAATACGTTGAACGCTGACAACTTCCGTCACAGCGTTAATATCAACAACCACGAGCTGTTTACCGACCTGCCCAAGAGCCTGGGCGGTGACGACTCCGCCCCCTCTCCTCACGACTATTTCGATGCCGCGCTGGCGTCGTGCAAAGCCTTGACCGTCAGGCTTTACGCGCAGAAGAAGGACATTCCGCTCACCGGTGTAACAGTAGAAGTGACCCATGACGCCGCCGAAGAGCAAAAAGGTAAATATACGCTCAACGTCAAGTTGACCCTCAAGGGCGTGCTGACCGACGCTCAGCGTGATGAGCTGCACCGCGTCGCCGACAAGTGCCCGGTGCACAAACTGATGACCACCGCCGAAGTCAGCATTGAGACAACACTTTCGGAAGGCGCCTTCAGCCAATAA